In Marinicauda algicola, one DNA window encodes the following:
- the fliI gene encoding flagellar protein export ATPase FliI, translating into MQTLIERISGIETRTFRGRVAAVNGLLVEAEGPKAALTLGARAHIAHGSGESVCEVVGFRGETALMMSFGDLNGIRAGAEARLEPEAACVRPHTSWLGRVLDGAGRPRDGEGPLAEGESAYPLKGEPPCAHARARLGERLDLGVRALNVFAPMRTGQRLGIFAGSGVGKSVLMSMLAKGSAADVIVIGLIGERGREAREFVEDTLGPEGRSRAVVITETSDSPALARRQAAYMTMTVAEYFRDQGLSVLCLMDSVTRFALAQREIGLAAGEPPTTRGYTPSVFAELPRLLERAGPGPEGSGSITALFTVLVDGDDHNEPIADAVRGILDGHIVMSRQIAERGRFPAIDVLRSISRTAPEVYAPDEVPIAAEARKVLAAYADMEELIRLGAYTAGSNPEVDRAIAVNGPLEAFLAQGKDEASSIEESFAALAGILVDGKG; encoded by the coding sequence GTGCAGACCCTGATCGAACGCATATCCGGCATCGAGACCCGCACCTTCAGGGGGCGGGTGGCGGCCGTGAACGGCCTGCTGGTCGAAGCCGAGGGTCCGAAGGCGGCCCTGACGCTCGGCGCGCGCGCGCACATCGCGCACGGCTCGGGCGAGAGCGTGTGCGAGGTCGTGGGCTTTCGCGGCGAGACCGCGCTGATGATGAGTTTCGGCGACCTTAACGGCATCCGGGCAGGCGCAGAGGCGAGGCTGGAGCCGGAGGCCGCATGCGTGCGCCCCCATACGAGCTGGCTCGGCCGGGTGCTGGACGGGGCGGGCCGTCCGCGCGACGGCGAGGGCCCGCTGGCCGAGGGCGAGAGCGCCTATCCGCTCAAGGGCGAGCCGCCCTGCGCCCATGCTCGCGCACGCCTCGGGGAGCGCCTCGATCTCGGAGTGCGCGCGCTCAATGTCTTCGCGCCGATGCGGACCGGCCAGCGCCTCGGAATCTTCGCCGGGTCCGGCGTCGGCAAGTCGGTGCTGATGAGCATGCTCGCCAAGGGCTCGGCCGCGGACGTGATCGTCATCGGCCTGATCGGCGAACGCGGCCGTGAGGCGCGCGAATTCGTCGAGGACACGCTCGGGCCGGAAGGGCGCTCCAGGGCGGTGGTGATCACCGAGACCAGCGACAGCCCCGCTCTCGCCCGGCGGCAGGCCGCCTACATGACCATGACCGTCGCGGAATACTTCCGCGACCAGGGCCTCAGCGTCCTCTGCCTGATGGACTCGGTCACGCGCTTCGCGCTCGCGCAGAGGGAGATCGGGCTCGCGGCCGGGGAGCCGCCGACGACACGCGGCTACACCCCCTCGGTCTTCGCCGAGCTGCCGCGCCTTCTCGAGCGCGCCGGGCCGGGACCGGAAGGCTCGGGCTCGATCACGGCGCTGTTCACGGTCCTCGTCGACGGGGACGACCACAACGAGCCGATCGCCGATGCCGTGCGCGGCATTCTCGATGGGCACATCGTCATGAGCCGCCAGATCGCCGAGCGCGGCCGCTTCCCGGCGATCGACGTCCTGAGATCGATTTCGCGCACCGCGCCGGAGGTCTATGCGCCCGATGAGGTGCCGATCGCGGCCGAAGCGCGCAAGGTTCTCGCCGCCTATGCCGACATGGAGGAACTGATCCGGCTCGGCGCCTACACGGCGGGAAGCAACCCGGAGGTGGACCGGGCAATTGCGGTCAATGGACCGCTCGAAGCGTTCCTGGCCCAGGGAAAAGACGAGGCCTCCTCCATCGAGGAGAGTTTCGCGGCCCTTGCCGGGATTCTGGTGGATGGAAAGGGATAG
- a CDS encoding flagellar FliJ family protein: MSTRSHAPLIRLARFKVEELQKQMAEIDRARAAIDDQIERLEESVPEEQAVASESREGFVAYGSYARSVIKRKENLRASREEVDVQAKGLRDRLEAAFSELKKYELLEERRLARIEESVRAAEQAEMDEIGARLRGVAH, translated from the coding sequence ATGAGCACCCGCTCACACGCTCCGCTGATCCGGCTCGCCCGGTTCAAGGTGGAGGAGCTGCAAAAGCAGATGGCCGAGATCGACCGCGCCCGCGCGGCGATCGACGACCAGATCGAGCGCCTGGAGGAAAGCGTGCCGGAGGAGCAGGCCGTCGCGAGCGAAAGCCGCGAGGGCTTCGTCGCCTACGGCAGCTATGCCCGCTCGGTGATCAAGCGCAAGGAGAACCTGCGCGCGTCCCGCGAGGAGGTCGATGTCCAGGCGAAGGGCCTGCGCGACCGGCTCGAGGCCGCGTTCAGCGAGCTGAAGAAGTACGAACTGCTCGAGGAACGCCGCCTGGCGCGCATCGAGGAGAGCGTGCGCGCCGCCGAACAGGCCGAGATGGACGAGATCGGCGCCCGGCTTCGCGGCGTGGCGCACTGA
- a CDS encoding glycosyltransferase family 2 protein — protein MAKVLVLCPTHDHADALFASIASVRAQSFTEWEMAVICDGAPPRTDRILEAICEQEPRVRVYRHPKGERFGERYRDPVIRESEAEFICHLSDDDIWLNSHLAQMVALLERAEWANQAPARLSPDGGLEWWPINHGTHVMRAACASQAPLSAGINYVAYRRSAYLRLADGWTCAPVEARTSDVFMWSKFFRLPSLTVASIASTTALKFPSRMYGRHPWAPEQRLAEISPWLARAADPDLPHRVRRSGRVLHRFIALFALHGSGADAHDSLARAGFSPVPEHHAPQIAVDGSPMVLPLTEAQRQEIEQAHRFVSAFVRNDGAAADEAAPALSAGDWLTAARRLAILLGPEPCLRVLEAGCRRFPGHAGLARERAALAQQGNSPTGA, from the coding sequence ATGGCGAAGGTTCTCGTCCTGTGCCCGACCCACGATCATGCCGATGCGCTGTTCGCGTCGATCGCCAGCGTGCGCGCCCAGAGCTTCACCGAGTGGGAGATGGCGGTCATCTGCGACGGCGCGCCGCCGCGTACCGACCGGATACTCGAGGCGATCTGCGAGCAGGAGCCGCGCGTGCGGGTCTATCGCCACCCCAAGGGCGAGCGCTTCGGAGAGCGCTATCGCGATCCGGTGATCCGCGAGAGCGAGGCGGAGTTCATCTGTCATCTCAGCGATGACGATATCTGGCTGAACTCGCACCTGGCGCAGATGGTCGCGCTTCTCGAGCGCGCGGAGTGGGCCAACCAGGCCCCGGCGCGGCTCAGTCCCGATGGCGGACTCGAGTGGTGGCCGATCAATCACGGCACGCACGTCATGCGTGCGGCCTGTGCCAGCCAGGCGCCGCTCAGCGCAGGCATCAACTACGTGGCCTACCGGCGCTCGGCCTATCTGCGCCTGGCCGACGGCTGGACCTGCGCGCCGGTGGAGGCGCGCACCTCGGACGTCTTCATGTGGTCGAAATTCTTCCGCCTGCCGAGCCTTACCGTTGCCAGCATCGCCAGCACCACGGCGTTGAAGTTTCCGAGCCGGATGTACGGACGCCACCCTTGGGCTCCCGAACAGCGGCTTGCGGAGATCTCGCCCTGGCTCGCGCGCGCGGCCGATCCCGATCTGCCGCACCGGGTGCGGCGATCGGGCCGGGTCCTGCACCGCTTCATCGCCCTGTTCGCCCTGCATGGCAGCGGGGCAGATGCGCACGACAGCCTCGCGCGCGCCGGGTTTTCACCGGTGCCCGAACACCATGCGCCGCAGATCGCGGTCGACGGATCGCCGATGGTCCTGCCCCTGACCGAGGCGCAGAGGCAGGAGATCGAACAGGCTCATCGCTTCGTGTCGGCGTTCGTCCGGAACGACGGCGCGGCCGCGGACGAGGCGGCCCCGGCCCTTTCGGCGGGGGACTGGCTGACCGCGGCACGGCGCCTCGCGATACTGCTGGGACCGGAGCCGTGTCTGCGGGTGCTCGAGGCGGGCTGCAGGCGCTTCCCGGGCCACGCAGGTCTTGCCCGCGAACGCGCCGCCCTCGCTCAGCAGGGCAACAGTCCGACCGGCGCTTAG
- a CDS encoding dTDP-4-dehydrorhamnose 3,5-epimerase family protein produces MEELEVLSGEIPWRSDFGKLTVHPDDRGWLSELYRDQWPELPPLRQWNIAVNGANVLRGMHIHPLHADFIIVFEGEMLLALRDLRPDSPHYGKGGIVSLTGERLCWVLIRPGILHGFYIREKNKMVWGLSHPWDMSDEIGCRWDDPEIGLDWPDITDPLLSERDRNAGSFRALVAAYEARLR; encoded by the coding sequence ATGGAAGAGCTTGAAGTGCTCAGCGGGGAAATTCCCTGGAGGAGCGATTTCGGCAAACTCACCGTCCATCCCGACGATCGCGGCTGGCTGAGCGAGCTGTACCGCGACCAATGGCCGGAGCTTCCACCGCTCAGGCAGTGGAACATTGCCGTGAACGGGGCGAACGTGTTGCGTGGCATGCACATCCACCCCCTGCATGCCGATTTCATCATCGTATTCGAAGGCGAGATGCTGCTTGCCCTGCGCGACCTTCGCCCGGACAGCCCGCATTACGGCAAGGGCGGCATCGTGTCCCTGACGGGAGAGCGGCTCTGCTGGGTCCTCATCCGGCCCGGCATCCTGCACGGGTTCTACATTCGCGAGAAAAACAAGATGGTCTGGGGCCTCTCTCATCCCTGGGACATGTCCGACGAGATCGGCTGCCGCTGGGACGACCCGGAGATCGGGCTGGACTGGCCGGACATCACCGATCCGCTCCTGTCCGAGCGCGACCGCAATGCCGGCAGCTTCAGGGCGCTGGTCGCGGCATATGAGGCGCGCCTGCGATGA
- a CDS encoding AAA family ATPase: MNAIPAASPFSEAEPRTAGPVVAVASGKGGVGKTVVATSLARAFSRVGERVLLVDADLGMANVDVQLGLNPPGDIATVIAGTMTLSEAIAPAAGGSEKKGGFDVISGRSGSAALASLELASVNNLAAGLAAASMSYDRTILDLAAGADRATVRLAVAADDVVVVISDEPTSLTDAYAFVKTLRMRDEGASPFVVVNNAPDKAAAEGAYRTFARTCESFLGFTPPLAGIVRRDPNVGLAIRAQSLLGVRSPSTAAAKDIETLAWRLAEGVEERGRA, encoded by the coding sequence ATGAACGCGATCCCCGCCGCGAGCCCGTTCTCCGAAGCCGAGCCGCGCACGGCCGGGCCGGTCGTCGCCGTCGCCTCCGGCAAGGGCGGGGTCGGCAAGACCGTCGTGGCCACCTCGCTTGCGCGCGCCTTCTCGCGGGTCGGCGAGCGCGTGCTCCTCGTCGACGCCGATCTGGGGATGGCCAATGTCGACGTCCAGCTGGGGCTCAATCCGCCCGGCGACATCGCCACGGTGATCGCGGGTACGATGACGCTGTCCGAGGCCATCGCGCCCGCCGCCGGCGGTTCGGAGAAGAAGGGCGGGTTCGACGTCATCTCCGGCCGCTCCGGTTCGGCGGCGCTGGCGAGTCTCGAGCTTGCGAGTGTCAACAATCTCGCGGCCGGCCTCGCGGCCGCCTCGATGAGCTATGACCGCACGATACTGGACCTCGCCGCGGGAGCCGACCGGGCGACGGTGCGCCTCGCCGTGGCCGCGGACGATGTGGTCGTGGTGATCTCCGACGAGCCGACCTCGCTGACCGATGCCTATGCCTTCGTGAAGACGCTGCGCATGCGCGACGAGGGCGCCTCGCCTTTCGTCGTGGTCAACAACGCGCCCGACAAGGCCGCGGCCGAGGGCGCCTACCGCACCTTCGCCCGCACCTGCGAGAGTTTCCTCGGCTTCACTCCTCCGCTCGCCGGCATCGTGCGCCGCGATCCCAATGTCGGCCTCGCCATTCGTGCCCAGAGTCTTCTCGGCGTGCGCTCGCCCTCGACCGCCGCGGCCAAGGACATCGAGACCCTGGCCTGGCGCCTTGCCGAAGGGGTGGAGGAACGCGGCCGCGCTTGA
- a CDS encoding flagellar biosynthesis-like protein (FlhF) has product MRLRTFTGRTLSDAMAAVRREMGPDAVIIATGDAPGGGVEVRAAAERASVTSSPETAEAAMKRRDAERAKARGDSAGGATRIARALSWHAIPEKAAEALMDAALTLEDGEATATLARAIDARYAVHPIETRPQRPLLFAGGPGAGKSSALAKVCARMVAAGEAPVVIGADEGAGAGEQLAAYAAALKVRLETVQGGRELALVMDDLPPGPVLIDAPAVNPYELDELQGLADLAAAADAEMIAVIEAGLAPGDAEDAAALLASVGTGRAIVTKLDIARRLGGLVGVGEAGLAYAHISASPYIGSGLAPATALRIARALLDDFAIDWYEDDLP; this is encoded by the coding sequence ATGCGGCTGCGCACCTTCACCGGCAGGACGCTCTCCGACGCGATGGCCGCCGTGCGCCGCGAGATGGGTCCGGATGCGGTGATCATCGCGACAGGGGATGCCCCGGGCGGCGGGGTCGAGGTACGTGCCGCGGCCGAGCGCGCTTCGGTGACGAGTTCGCCCGAAACCGCCGAAGCCGCGATGAAGCGCCGCGACGCCGAGCGCGCGAAGGCGCGCGGCGACAGCGCCGGAGGGGCCACCAGGATCGCCCGCGCGCTGTCCTGGCACGCGATTCCCGAGAAGGCTGCCGAGGCGCTCATGGACGCGGCGCTGACGCTGGAAGACGGCGAAGCCACGGCGACGCTCGCCCGCGCCATCGACGCGCGCTACGCGGTGCATCCGATCGAGACGCGCCCGCAGCGCCCGCTGCTTTTTGCCGGCGGGCCGGGGGCCGGAAAGTCCTCGGCGCTCGCGAAGGTCTGCGCGCGGATGGTCGCGGCCGGCGAGGCGCCGGTCGTGATCGGCGCCGACGAGGGCGCGGGCGCCGGCGAGCAGCTCGCCGCCTATGCCGCCGCCCTGAAGGTGCGCTTGGAGACCGTGCAGGGCGGGCGCGAACTCGCGCTCGTCATGGACGATCTGCCCCCAGGCCCGGTCCTGATCGACGCCCCGGCGGTCAACCCCTACGAACTCGACGAGCTGCAGGGGCTTGCCGATCTCGCCGCCGCGGCCGATGCGGAGATGATCGCGGTGATCGAGGCCGGGCTCGCCCCGGGCGATGCGGAGGATGCGGCCGCGCTCCTCGCCTCGGTCGGCACCGGACGCGCCATAGTGACCAAGCTCGACATCGCGCGCCGGCTCGGCGGGCTCGTCGGCGTGGGGGAGGCGGGCCTCGCCTACGCGCACATTTCCGCCTCCCCCTATATCGGATCCGGGCTCGCGCCCGCGACGGCGCTGCGGATCGCGCGCGCGCTGCTCGATGACTTCGCGATCGACTGGTACGAGGACGATCTGCCATGA
- a CDS encoding IS481 family transposase, with product MNSDQREIQRKLRVLQHADRNGDVSKTCRYFGIGRASFYRWRKAYADKGDAGLLVARSVPHNHPNKMPPEVEDKILHLRRTYHLGPIRIVWYLERYHAIKVSDAGVYRTLKRHGLNRLPRGTRLRKVHTQRYNKQVPGHHIQMDVKFLIFRGKQGQKVKRYQYTAIDDATRVRALKVYKRHTQASAIDFVDHIVEKFPFRIQQIRTDNGHEFQAKFHWHVEDKGIRHVYIKPSSPQLNGKVERSHRSDQQEFYQLLSYKDDVDLEAKLDEWERFYNFARPHGAFGGKTPYEALRERL from the coding sequence ATGAACAGCGATCAGCGAGAGATTCAACGCAAACTTCGGGTTTTGCAGCATGCCGACAGAAACGGTGATGTGAGCAAGACATGTCGGTATTTCGGGATCGGGCGTGCGAGCTTTTATCGATGGCGCAAAGCCTATGCAGACAAGGGTGATGCCGGCCTGCTTGTCGCCCGTTCTGTGCCACATAATCATCCCAACAAGATGCCACCTGAGGTCGAAGACAAGATCCTTCATCTTCGACGAACGTATCATCTCGGACCGATCCGGATCGTCTGGTACCTTGAGCGCTATCACGCCATCAAAGTATCCGACGCAGGAGTCTATCGCACCCTCAAGCGTCATGGACTGAACCGCCTGCCTCGGGGGACCCGATTGAGAAAGGTGCACACCCAGCGCTACAACAAGCAGGTGCCGGGCCATCATATCCAGATGGATGTCAAGTTCCTGATCTTCAGAGGAAAACAGGGCCAGAAGGTCAAGCGTTACCAGTACACAGCGATTGACGACGCCACGCGGGTGCGCGCCTTGAAAGTTTACAAGCGCCACACTCAGGCGAGCGCCATCGATTTCGTGGATCACATCGTCGAGAAGTTTCCATTCCGCATCCAACAGATACGCACCGACAATGGTCATGAGTTCCAGGCCAAGTTCCATTGGCATGTCGAGGACAAGGGTATCCGCCACGTTTACATCAAGCCGAGCAGCCCTCAGCTCAACGGCAAAGTGGAGCGCTCACATCGATCAGACCAGCAGGAGTTCTACCAGTTGTTGTCGTACAAAGACGATGTCGATCTGGAAGCCAAGCTCGACGAATGGGAGCGCTTCTATAACTTCGCCAGACCACATGGAGCCTTTGGAGGAAAAACACCTTACGAGGCGCTCCGGGAACGGCTATAA
- a CDS encoding sigma-54-dependent transcriptional regulator codes for MRVLIVGSLGGQLSTATKIAMDRGAKVAHVDTVEQATAYLRAGRGADLLMVDVGLDIGALIAANEAERITVPIVACGVNVRPEAAATAIRSGAKEFIPLPPEADLIAAVLAAVADDERPMIARDPAMLSVVEFAERVAPSDASILITGESGVGKEVMARFVHQKSKRAAKPFVSVNCAAIPENLLESELFGHEKGAFTGAVARRIGKFEEADGGTLLLDEISEMDARLQAKLLRALQEREIDRVGGTKPVRVNIRVLATSNRDLKQAVKEGTFREDLLFRLNVVNLAVPPLRQRPADAIALAEHFIRKYSKANGMDHRPLSEAAKAQITSREWPGNVRELENAMHRAVLLASGPEIGPDAIRMPDGSSFTASNGGVARQAAEAAEAVQNMVGRTVAEVEQDLILDTLDHCLGNRTHAANILGISIRTLRNKLKLYGDQGV; via the coding sequence ATGCGCGTACTGATCGTCGGGAGCCTGGGGGGCCAGCTCTCCACCGCCACCAAGATCGCCATGGACCGCGGCGCGAAGGTCGCCCATGTCGACACGGTCGAGCAGGCGACCGCCTACCTCAGGGCGGGGCGCGGGGCGGACCTCCTGATGGTCGATGTCGGCCTCGATATCGGCGCGCTGATCGCGGCGAACGAGGCCGAACGCATCACGGTGCCGATCGTGGCGTGCGGCGTGAACGTCCGGCCCGAGGCCGCGGCCACCGCCATCCGGTCGGGCGCGAAGGAATTCATTCCGCTGCCGCCCGAGGCCGACCTCATCGCCGCGGTGCTCGCCGCCGTCGCCGACGACGAGCGTCCGATGATCGCGCGCGATCCGGCCATGCTCTCCGTCGTGGAGTTCGCCGAGCGCGTCGCGCCCTCCGATGCGTCCATCCTGATCACCGGGGAGAGTGGCGTCGGCAAGGAGGTGATGGCCCGCTTCGTCCATCAGAAATCGAAGCGCGCGGCCAAGCCCTTCGTCTCGGTCAACTGTGCGGCGATCCCGGAGAACCTTCTGGAATCCGAACTCTTCGGCCACGAGAAGGGCGCCTTCACCGGCGCGGTCGCCCGGCGGATCGGCAAGTTCGAGGAGGCCGACGGGGGCACGCTGCTGCTCGACGAGATCTCCGAGATGGACGCCCGCCTGCAGGCCAAGCTCCTGCGCGCCCTGCAGGAGCGCGAGATCGACCGGGTCGGCGGGACGAAGCCCGTCAGGGTCAATATCCGCGTGCTCGCAACCTCCAACCGCGACCTCAAGCAGGCCGTGAAGGAGGGCACGTTCCGCGAGGACCTCCTGTTCCGGCTCAATGTCGTGAACCTTGCCGTCCCGCCGCTGCGCCAACGTCCGGCCGACGCCATCGCGCTCGCCGAGCATTTCATCCGCAAATACTCCAAGGCGAACGGAATGGATCACCGCCCGCTTTCGGAGGCCGCCAAGGCGCAGATCACCAGCCGGGAATGGCCGGGTAACGTCCGCGAACTGGAAAATGCCATGCACCGCGCGGTGCTGCTCGCCAGCGGCCCGGAGATCGGGCCGGACGCGATCCGCATGCCCGACGGTTCCTCCTTCACCGCGTCCAACGGCGGGGTGGCCCGCCAGGCCGCGGAAGCTGCCGAGGCGGTGCAGAACATGGTGGGCCGCACGGTCGCGGAAGTGGAGCAGGACCTGATCCTCGACACGCTCGACCACTGCCTCGGCAACCGCACCCATGCGGCGAACATCCTCGGAATCTCGATCCGCACGCTCAGGAACAAGCTCAAGCTCTACGGCGACCAGGGGGTGTAA
- the fliN gene encoding flagellar motor switch protein FliN: MADDKELNLPNLEQDAAPKGAGQDVAHSGTGQSLVDEEARTAVDLQPVYDVPVNISAVLGKAHIDVNSLLKLSSGSVLELDRKVGEAIDIYVNNRLVARGEVVVVEDRLGVTMTEIIKDGDAG, translated from the coding sequence ATGGCTGACGACAAGGAACTGAACCTGCCGAACCTGGAACAGGACGCGGCGCCGAAGGGCGCCGGCCAGGACGTCGCCCACAGCGGGACCGGCCAGTCGCTGGTCGACGAGGAGGCGCGCACCGCGGTCGACCTGCAGCCGGTCTATGACGTGCCGGTCAACATCTCCGCGGTGCTCGGCAAGGCGCATATCGACGTGAACTCGCTGCTGAAGCTGTCCTCGGGCTCGGTGCTGGAGCTCGACCGCAAGGTGGGCGAGGCCATCGACATCTACGTGAACAACCGCCTGGTCGCCCGCGGCGAGGTGGTTGTCGTGGAAGACCGTCTCGGCGTGACCATGACGGAAATCATCAAGGACGGCGACGCGGGCTGA
- a CDS encoding FliH/SctL family protein — MSQAYKPFAFDRVFAEDGTVLRDGERVKNIFTREELEAEASAAAAAARTSEEAQASREAAEALKQLTGRLQSILSRMDQESARLREDAARLAAAAAARIAGKALEAYGEDTITECVREALADLRSEPRIAVRVAPHLAEPVADRLYEAAEKMGFEGAVVVRADEEVAVGDCVLEWRAGIIERTAADIESRIAEAIEKWLARPADEQSQSASATSGGAAA; from the coding sequence ATGAGCCAGGCCTACAAACCCTTCGCCTTCGACCGGGTCTTCGCAGAGGACGGCACGGTGCTGCGCGACGGGGAGCGCGTGAAGAACATCTTCACCCGCGAGGAGCTCGAGGCCGAGGCCAGCGCCGCCGCGGCGGCGGCGAGGACGAGCGAGGAGGCCCAGGCCTCGCGCGAGGCCGCCGAGGCGCTGAAACAGCTCACCGGGCGACTCCAGTCGATCCTGTCGCGCATGGACCAGGAATCCGCCCGCCTGCGCGAGGACGCGGCGCGCCTGGCGGCGGCCGCGGCCGCGCGAATCGCGGGCAAGGCGCTCGAAGCCTACGGCGAGGACACCATCACCGAATGCGTCCGGGAGGCGCTCGCCGACCTGCGCTCCGAGCCGCGCATCGCGGTGCGCGTCGCGCCCCATCTCGCAGAGCCGGTCGCCGACCGGCTCTACGAGGCGGCCGAGAAGATGGGGTTCGAGGGTGCGGTCGTGGTGCGCGCCGACGAGGAGGTCGCGGTCGGCGACTGCGTGCTCGAATGGCGCGCCGGCATCATCGAGCGCACCGCGGCCGATATCGAATCCCGCATCGCCGAAGCGATCGAGAAATGGCTGGCCCGTCCGGCCGACGAACAATCCCAGTCCGCGTCCGCCACGTCCGGCGGCGCGGCCGCGTGA
- the fliG gene encoding flagellar motor switch protein FliG, with translation MTTALKKRTIDDPSKLNGAEKAAVILMALGEEQAALWEQMDEEEIRIVSQAMATLGQVSAGAVEKLILEFVGSMSTTGSIMGSIERTQKLLSSFLDEDRVETIMEELRGPAGRTMWDKLGNVNEVVLANYLKNEYPQTVAVVLSKVGPEHGARVLAALPEDFALEVVMRMLRMEPVQREILDKIEETLRTEFMSNLARTSKQDSHEMMADIFNNFDRQTENRFLAALEERNRDSAEKIRSLMFVFEDLGKLDPQGVQTLLRNVNKDELGLALKGASDTLRDLFFSNMSERAAKILREDMASMGPVRLKDVDAAQTNMVNLAKDLAAKGEILIADGGGEDELIY, from the coding sequence ATGACCACTGCACTGAAGAAGCGCACCATCGACGATCCCTCCAAGCTGAACGGTGCGGAGAAGGCCGCCGTCATCCTGATGGCCCTCGGCGAGGAGCAGGCCGCGCTCTGGGAGCAGATGGACGAGGAGGAAATCCGCATCGTCTCCCAGGCCATGGCCACGCTGGGACAGGTCAGCGCGGGAGCGGTCGAGAAGCTGATCCTGGAGTTCGTCGGGTCGATGTCGACGACCGGCTCGATCATGGGCTCGATCGAGCGCACGCAGAAGCTCCTCTCCTCCTTCCTCGACGAGGACCGGGTGGAAACCATCATGGAGGAGCTGCGCGGCCCGGCCGGCCGGACCATGTGGGACAAGCTCGGCAACGTGAACGAGGTCGTCCTCGCCAACTATCTCAAGAACGAATATCCGCAGACCGTCGCGGTGGTGCTGTCCAAGGTGGGGCCCGAGCACGGCGCGCGCGTGCTCGCCGCGCTGCCCGAGGACTTCGCGCTCGAGGTGGTCATGCGCATGCTCCGGATGGAGCCGGTCCAGCGCGAGATCCTCGACAAGATCGAGGAGACCCTCCGGACCGAATTCATGTCCAACCTCGCGCGCACGTCCAAGCAGGACAGCCACGAGATGATGGCCGACATCTTCAACAATTTCGACCGGCAGACCGAGAACCGCTTCCTGGCCGCCCTCGAGGAGCGCAACCGCGACAGCGCCGAGAAGATTCGTTCGCTCATGTTCGTGTTCGAGGATCTCGGAAAGCTCGATCCGCAAGGCGTCCAGACGCTGCTCAGGAACGTCAACAAGGACGAGCTCGGCCTCGCGCTCAAGGGCGCCTCCGACACGCTGCGCGACCTGTTCTTCTCCAACATGTCCGAACGCGCGGCGAAGATCCTGCGCGAGGACATGGCCTCCATGGGGCCGGTCAGGCTGAAGGACGTCGATGCCGCCCAGACCAACATGGTCAATCTCGCCAAGGACCTCGCGGCCAAGGGCGAAATCCTCATCGCCGACGGCGGCGGCGAGGACGAGCTGATCTACTAG